The following are encoded together in the Tatumella ptyseos genome:
- the hslR gene encoding ribosome-associated heat shock protein Hsp15, whose protein sequence is MQTTHTHPAPDKVRLDKWLWAARFYKTRAIAREMIEGGKVQYNGQRSKPSKWVEPGAQVQVRQGNDLRTVIVLSLSEHRRSASEAQQLYQETEESMIKRESIAQARKLNALTMPHPDRRPDKKERRDLIKFKITGE, encoded by the coding sequence ATGCAAACAACCCATACACATCCTGCTCCCGATAAAGTAAGACTCGATAAATGGCTCTGGGCTGCTCGTTTTTATAAAACACGAGCCATTGCAAGAGAGATGATCGAGGGAGGAAAGGTTCAGTACAATGGCCAACGGAGTAAACCCAGTAAATGGGTAGAACCTGGCGCCCAAGTACAAGTCAGACAGGGTAATGACCTACGTACCGTGATCGTCCTCTCGCTTAGTGAGCATCGTCGTAGTGCCTCTGAAGCTCAACAACTTTATCAAGAGACTGAAGAGAGTATGATTAAGCGCGAATCGATCGCCCAGGCACGGAAGTTAAATGCATTAACGATGCCACACCCCGACCGTCGCCCTGACAAAAAAGAGCGCCGTGATTTAATTAAATTTAAGATAACGGGCGAATAA
- a CDS encoding PilN domain-containing protein: MSCINLLDWRRKKLSQRSITIMATGIFLIMLFILGVCFSLNKLQHNFRELDKLPQLYQRLMIQLSERFDQQQQGLQQLASLERQRQQMKGVRDEMETYHFLFQWLTERLPEYLWLTTLTVGKTGWIMTGKSLSLEKIEQLIQELVNVDQVTKFSFNDLKREAWHYEFRVSFSVSAEVGGETINEK; this comes from the coding sequence ATGAGTTGTATTAATTTACTGGATTGGAGAAGAAAAAAGCTTTCGCAGCGTAGCATCACTATTATGGCTACCGGTATTTTCTTGATAATGCTGTTTATCCTTGGCGTCTGTTTTAGCCTTAATAAGCTCCAGCATAATTTCCGCGAACTCGACAAGTTACCTCAGCTGTATCAACGGCTCATGATCCAATTATCAGAACGGTTCGACCAGCAGCAACAGGGGTTACAGCAACTCGCTTCACTGGAGCGTCAACGTCAGCAGATGAAGGGCGTACGCGATGAAATGGAGACTTACCACTTTCTTTTTCAGTGGCTGACTGAAAGATTACCTGAATATTTGTGGCTGACCACGCTCACCGTGGGGAAAACCGGTTGGATAATGACTGGAAAAAGTTTGAGCTTGGAAAAGATTGAACAGCTCATTCAGGAATTAGTTAACGTCGATCAGGTGACAAAATTTAGCTTTAATGACCTCAAAAGAGAAGCATGGCATTACGAATTTAGAGTGAGTTTTTCAGTATCAGCTGAAGTGGGAGGTGAGACGATAAATGAAAAATAA
- the mrcA gene encoding peptidoglycan glycosyltransferase/peptidoglycan DD-transpeptidase MrcA yields the protein MKFLKYLFILFICCIFLGVGSIYGLYKYIEPQLPDVNTLKDVKMQTPMQVYSADGELIAQFGEKRRIPLTLQQMPPDLIHAFIATEDSRFYEHHGVDPIGIFRAASIALFSGRASQGASTITQQLARNFFLSPEKTLLRKIREAFLAIRIEQLFSKDQILDLYLNKIYLGSRAYGVGAAAHVYFGKDINELSLSQMAMIAGLPKAPSTFNPLYSPTRALARRNVVLGRMLDQKYISQQQYEQAINEPLLSQYHGPQVAFTAPYISEMVRQEMVKRYGEDAYNDGYQVTTTITRTLQEGAQQSVVNNVLNYDIRHGYRGPTKILWHDGQSVWDDKKIDKTLANYPTYGPLIPAVVQRVDGNAAQVRLKNGSVQTLTLAGVRWARPFKNDNLQGATPRSVNQVIASGQLIWVRAVGQEWWLAQVPQVNSALVSLDSHNGAIKALVGGFDFSQSMFNRATQAIRQVGSNIKPFLYTAAMDKGLTLATILNDLPISRWDAGAGSDWRPHNSPNVYAGPMRLRQGLGLSKNVVMVRAMRAMGVDYAAKYLLRFGFPEQNIVHTESLALGAASFTPMQVARGYAILTNGGYQVTPWLISKISDQQGNVLFQENPKVACPECNSPTLFANTTDTARLDDTQTENVAHSEQPTPLGEPQTDLQSIDKDASADPYAPHVISTPLSFLIKSAMNSNIFGEPGWQGTGWRAGRDLQRNDIGGKTGTTNSSRDAWFSGYGPGIATSVWIGFDNPSHALGRTTASGAIADQVSGYEGGAKSAQPAWDDYMKIALQGVPLQPLTPPEGITTVTIDRTTGKLSHGGGNSRPEYFITGTEPKEYSVQETSTTIGSGAESQDLF from the coding sequence GTGAAGTTCTTAAAGTATTTATTCATATTATTCATTTGCTGCATTTTTCTGGGAGTAGGCTCGATATATGGCTTATATAAATATATTGAACCTCAATTACCCGATGTTAATACCCTCAAAGACGTCAAAATGCAGACGCCGATGCAGGTTTACAGCGCAGACGGAGAGTTGATTGCTCAATTTGGGGAAAAACGTCGTATCCCTTTAACCTTACAGCAAATGCCTCCAGACCTTATTCACGCTTTCATTGCGACCGAAGACAGCCGCTTTTACGAACACCATGGGGTCGACCCCATCGGGATTTTTCGGGCTGCATCCATTGCACTGTTCTCAGGCAGAGCATCGCAGGGAGCAAGTACTATCACTCAACAGTTAGCTCGTAATTTTTTCCTCTCCCCTGAGAAAACGCTATTACGTAAAATTAGAGAAGCCTTCTTAGCTATTCGTATCGAACAACTTTTTAGTAAAGATCAGATTCTCGACCTTTACTTAAATAAAATTTATCTGGGTTCTCGCGCTTATGGCGTAGGAGCGGCCGCACATGTCTACTTCGGCAAAGACATCAATGAACTTAGCTTAAGTCAGATGGCCATGATTGCCGGATTACCAAAAGCCCCTTCGACCTTTAACCCGCTCTACTCACCTACACGCGCTCTTGCACGACGTAATGTCGTATTGGGTCGAATGTTAGATCAGAAATACATCAGCCAGCAGCAATATGAGCAGGCCATTAATGAACCATTACTCTCTCAATATCATGGTCCACAGGTTGCCTTCACCGCTCCTTACATCAGTGAAATGGTGCGCCAAGAAATGGTTAAACGTTATGGTGAAGATGCCTATAATGATGGCTATCAAGTCACTACCACCATTACACGGACGCTACAAGAAGGCGCTCAACAATCGGTCGTCAATAACGTTTTAAATTACGATATTCGTCACGGTTATCGTGGGCCAACCAAAATTTTGTGGCACGATGGCCAATCGGTTTGGGACGATAAGAAAATTGATAAAACTCTGGCTAACTATCCAACTTATGGACCGCTTATTCCTGCAGTCGTGCAACGCGTTGATGGTAATGCAGCACAAGTCAGACTAAAAAATGGTAGTGTGCAAACCTTAACGCTAGCAGGGGTTCGTTGGGCAAGACCATTTAAAAACGATAACTTACAGGGAGCGACCCCACGTTCTGTCAATCAAGTTATCGCTTCAGGACAACTGATTTGGGTCCGAGCCGTAGGCCAAGAATGGTGGCTTGCACAAGTTCCACAAGTTAATTCAGCGTTAGTCTCGTTGGATTCGCATAATGGTGCAATCAAAGCGTTAGTCGGTGGCTTTGACTTCTCACAAAGTATGTTTAACCGCGCCACACAGGCCATACGCCAAGTGGGCTCTAACATCAAACCTTTCCTTTACACGGCCGCGATGGATAAAGGCCTCACTTTAGCCACTATCTTGAACGACTTACCTATTTCACGATGGGATGCTGGAGCTGGTTCTGATTGGCGTCCGCATAACTCACCCAATGTTTATGCCGGCCCGATGCGACTGCGTCAAGGACTGGGCTTATCCAAAAACGTCGTGATGGTTCGTGCGATGCGTGCAATGGGTGTCGATTATGCTGCGAAGTACCTATTACGGTTTGGTTTTCCGGAGCAAAATATTGTCCATACCGAGTCATTAGCCTTAGGTGCAGCCTCCTTCACACCGATGCAGGTGGCGAGAGGATACGCAATCCTCACTAATGGTGGCTACCAAGTAACACCTTGGTTAATTAGTAAAATAAGCGATCAGCAAGGGAATGTTTTATTTCAAGAAAATCCTAAAGTCGCTTGCCCAGAGTGTAATTCTCCCACACTGTTCGCGAATACGACGGATACTGCACGATTGGATGATACACAAACCGAAAATGTGGCACATTCTGAGCAGCCCACACCTCTTGGTGAGCCACAAACCGATCTACAAAGTATCGATAAAGATGCAAGCGCTGATCCTTATGCGCCTCACGTGATCAGTACTCCACTCTCCTTTTTAATCAAGAGTGCGATGAACTCTAATATCTTCGGCGAACCTGGCTGGCAGGGAACCGGATGGCGCGCAGGACGTGATTTACAACGTAATGATATTGGCGGCAAAACGGGTACTACTAACAGTTCAAGAGATGCCTGGTTCTCGGGTTATGGCCCTGGTATTGCGACGTCAGTCTGGATTGGCTTTGATAACCCTAGTCATGCCTTAGGTCGTACTACTGCTTCGGGTGCCATTGCAGACCAAGTCTCGGGTTACGAAGGCGGCGCTAAAAGTGCCCAGCCAGCTTGGGATGACTATATGAAAATAGCGCTACAAGGTGTGCCGCTACAGCCGTTAACACCACCTGAAGGTATCACCACGGTAACGATAGATAGAACGACCGGTAAATTATCGCATGGTGGAGGGAATAGTCGCCCTGAATACTTTATTACCGGCACCGAACCAAAAGAGTATTCGGTCCAAGAAACCAGTACTACTATAGGTTCAGGCGCAGAAAGCCAAGATTTATTCTGA
- the nudE gene encoding ADP compounds hydrolase NudE — protein sequence MSALKKPQILRIAEVASSRLFTIQSVQLRFSNGVERNYERMKPAGREAVMILALEGENVLMIEEYAVGIEGYELGFPKGLIDAGETPEQAAVRELKEEVGMGAEKLTVLGRVTMAPSYFSSRMHILVAEKLYPEWLEGDEPEPLVIHRWPVTKLIDLLNHPQFQEARNVSAMFLLREWLVKQSQDLM from the coding sequence ATGTCCGCGCTAAAAAAACCGCAAATTTTGCGTATTGCAGAAGTCGCGAGCTCAAGACTGTTTACTATTCAATCTGTCCAGCTACGTTTTAGTAATGGTGTTGAGCGTAATTATGAGCGCATGAAACCAGCGGGCCGTGAAGCTGTTATGATCCTTGCGCTGGAAGGCGAAAATGTCCTGATGATAGAGGAATATGCTGTAGGGATCGAGGGCTATGAATTGGGCTTTCCAAAAGGATTGATCGATGCAGGGGAAACGCCTGAACAAGCGGCAGTAAGAGAATTAAAAGAAGAGGTTGGAATGGGTGCCGAAAAACTCACGGTTTTAGGCCGTGTCACAATGGCTCCTTCTTACTTTTCAAGCCGAATGCATATTCTCGTCGCCGAGAAACTTTACCCTGAATGGCTAGAAGGCGATGAACCTGAACCTTTAGTCATTCATCGCTGGCCTGTGACTAAGCTCATAGACTTACTGAATCACCCCCAATTCCAAGAAGCGCGTAATGTTAGCGCGATGTTCCTATTACGAGAGTGGCTAGTCAAACAGTCCCAGGATTTGATGTGA
- a CDS encoding HofO family protein translates to MKNKLFLKIIYLSAISQWLITLGIVTVTGVSIIFYFWIPEYDQHKRQVALVHSSLKDMNQRLAVYRQAKPYYLISKQLAQQESERQRSYPMFILSYGAAIVNWQQSDTQQSATMMLGWQEFLQLWHRLTQLNSKIMPEQLQLSAQEGRILVKLTYEKS, encoded by the coding sequence ATGAAAAATAAATTATTCCTAAAAATCATCTATCTGTCAGCAATTTCACAGTGGCTCATTACCTTAGGTATCGTCACGGTAACAGGTGTTTCCATCATATTTTATTTTTGGATACCTGAATACGACCAGCATAAGAGACAGGTAGCACTTGTCCACTCCTCATTAAAGGATATGAACCAACGGCTTGCGGTATATCGTCAGGCAAAACCCTATTACCTGATATCAAAGCAACTGGCCCAACAAGAGAGCGAGCGGCAGAGATCTTACCCAATGTTTATCTTGTCATATGGCGCTGCCATTGTGAATTGGCAGCAAAGTGATACCCAACAAAGCGCGACAATGATGTTGGGATGGCAAGAGTTTCTACAACTTTGGCACCGCTTAACTCAGTTAAACTCAAAAATAATGCCTGAACAACTGCAACTCTCCGCGCAAGAAGGTCGTATTCTGGTAAAGCTCACCTATGAAAAAAGCTAA
- the pilQ gene encoding type IV pilus secretin PilQ produces the protein MRLARFCFSLILLLAFNANAVESNKISINVEDAPVAQIFSLLASAKNLNIVVDPKIKQSLTLRLNNVEWQDALDILKDLTRVEITQYANVLVVHEITPLNAEDRGEEPSLLSQHAHWDKRVFSVKFIEVAELEKQLASLPNSRTGGKGKRFINRDQQQLIVWDDAETIKSIEQWIALHDHPQQQIEITAQMISISQDNLRELGISWSNDIPTSEPSQKTRYDFRTSLAVGAPTLHAKAAITRIDSQLLFLELSALEHENQLEILASPHLVTSQGRTASIKQGTEIPYQTVSGKNENPVINFKEAVLGMEVTAERVGQEYIRLRLRLNQDVPGKVLQGDGKGPPSIDKQEITTDVLVANGATIALGGIFQQQHRQDMSAVPWLGKIPLLGVLFQKQSRQHQKRELVIFITPRLLSIPNVP, from the coding sequence ATGCGTCTAGCGAGGTTCTGCTTCTCTTTGATATTGCTACTTGCTTTCAATGCTAACGCTGTTGAGAGTAATAAAATATCAATCAATGTCGAGGATGCACCCGTCGCGCAGATATTCTCCTTACTCGCATCAGCAAAAAACCTCAATATCGTGGTAGATCCCAAGATAAAACAATCACTAACTCTGCGTCTCAATAATGTTGAGTGGCAGGATGCGCTAGATATTCTGAAAGATTTAACCAGAGTGGAGATTACCCAGTACGCGAATGTATTAGTTGTTCATGAAATAACGCCGCTGAATGCTGAGGATAGAGGTGAAGAACCTTCGCTTTTATCCCAGCATGCGCACTGGGATAAAAGGGTATTTAGCGTAAAGTTTATTGAGGTGGCTGAACTGGAAAAACAGTTGGCATCGCTACCGAATAGTCGTACAGGTGGGAAAGGAAAACGATTCATAAACCGTGACCAGCAACAGCTTATTGTTTGGGATGATGCCGAAACTATAAAGAGCATAGAGCAGTGGATTGCTTTACATGACCATCCTCAACAACAAATCGAAATCACTGCCCAGATGATTTCGATTAGTCAGGATAATTTACGTGAGCTCGGTATATCATGGTCAAATGATATACCGACTTCTGAGCCGTCACAAAAAACCAGGTATGATTTCAGAACATCACTAGCAGTTGGCGCACCGACATTGCACGCCAAAGCGGCGATTACGCGTATTGATAGCCAGCTACTCTTTCTCGAACTCTCAGCTTTAGAGCATGAAAACCAGCTAGAAATCCTCGCAAGTCCTCACCTCGTTACCTCCCAAGGTCGAACTGCCTCAATTAAACAGGGGACAGAGATTCCTTATCAAACGGTGAGTGGTAAGAATGAAAACCCAGTCATTAATTTTAAAGAGGCCGTGTTAGGCATGGAAGTTACCGCTGAGCGGGTTGGACAGGAATATATTCGTCTACGATTAAGGCTTAACCAAGACGTGCCTGGAAAAGTGTTGCAAGGTGATGGTAAAGGGCCGCCCTCTATCGATAAACAGGAAATTACGACCGACGTATTGGTCGCAAATGGGGCAACCATTGCATTAGGTGGTATTTTCCAACAGCAACACCGGCAAGATATGTCGGCCGTTCCTTGGTTAGGGAAGATACCGTTATTGGGTGTATTGTTTCAAAAGCAGAGCAGACAACATCAAAAAAGAGAATTGGTTATTTTCATTACTCCGCGCCTGTTATCCATTCCTAATGTCCCGTAA
- the hslO gene encoding Hsp33 family molecular chaperone HslO yields the protein MSVQDQLHRYLFADAAVRGELVNVSHTLHAILEGHDYPAAVKKLMAEMLVTTSLMTATLKFEGDITVQLQGEGPLAMAVINGNDKQELRGVARVRAEIDDEATLAQMLGQGYLVITITPAKGERYQGIIALEKPTFAECIEEYFLRSEQLPTRLIIRNNTQGAAGILLQVLPSEDKDSEALNHLATLATTVKEEELIGLPANDVLWRLFHQEEVTVYDPQPVQFKCSCSRQRCGEVLKTVSEEEIDAILAEDGKIDMHCDYCGSHYLYDAVDVANIRNDVPLSNSSIH from the coding sequence ATGTCTGTCCAAGATCAACTCCACCGTTATTTATTTGCTGATGCCGCCGTTCGTGGTGAATTGGTTAATGTCAGCCATACGCTCCACGCTATCCTTGAGGGTCATGACTACCCTGCTGCAGTAAAGAAACTGATGGCAGAGATGTTGGTGACGACAAGTTTAATGACCGCTACGTTAAAATTTGAAGGTGATATCACTGTACAACTGCAGGGTGAAGGTCCCCTAGCCATGGCAGTGATTAACGGTAACGATAAACAAGAGTTACGCGGTGTTGCGCGCGTTCGTGCCGAAATCGATGATGAGGCTACCCTTGCACAAATGCTTGGACAAGGGTATCTAGTCATTACCATCACGCCGGCCAAAGGAGAGCGTTACCAAGGTATTATCGCGTTAGAGAAGCCTACTTTTGCTGAATGTATTGAAGAGTATTTTTTACGTTCAGAACAGCTTCCAACTCGATTAATCATCAGAAATAACACTCAAGGTGCAGCCGGTATCTTACTGCAGGTCTTACCTAGCGAAGATAAAGATAGTGAAGCGCTTAATCACCTTGCGACACTTGCCACAACAGTGAAAGAAGAGGAACTCATTGGGTTACCGGCCAACGATGTTTTATGGCGCCTATTTCACCAAGAAGAGGTCACCGTCTACGATCCGCAGCCAGTACAATTTAAGTGTAGCTGCTCTAGACAGCGCTGTGGTGAAGTACTGAAGACCGTCTCTGAAGAAGAAATTGACGCTATTTTAGCTGAAGACGGAAAAATCGATATGCATTGCGATTATTGTGGTAGCCATTATCTCTATGATGCCGTAGACGTTGCTAACATTCGTAACGACGTGCCGTTAAGCAATTCTTCAATCCATTAA
- a CDS encoding IgaA/UmoB family intracellular growth attenuator: protein MSVFIFLLLVILFCVLFVWTKILLPKKQLRAQHQELNTVDQRSLTAEEISLCRAYLKQRQPKPNGLIERLFNRIHLPRNACTLRDKSVYKLNHSITHYSLSTSVPERNRYYLDAFEVHLPPNAQPFIAADNTIELVYTNQLPLIISLNGHSLLHDLEHIGPQNNLSTVTDTSIRKETSERVAILDVRRQTHEEYTLAHANNISEALILCCALLLIFCSLLTPLKIMPWILVASLLIILPCLWIMYRRPPRSHLQEIRTMRGLLKPWDLFGEANPKQQSLSLGILDLHYPEHWYPYIQQDIGKETVIEVDGQNRVVQHGSLLSLTQEVKKFPIQNWRHNLTLAAGSLLILIMTTSWLPTGVSFNIALARLQGEQRVTVTDVKQLTQHKLHVGDAINIKGTGRCVVPQTYQSNRSYDFLPFDCSAIYWNNQPSPPALSSPVIEQTQALLATTSQQLAPENDLKGINPQLASAIQKSGMILLNNFSDIVLKTAQLCASDDDCLRLKNALVNLENARDWPFLVNQAKSGKLDGLNVLLRPNSAENLTNLVNAATTTFISRETRKRIESLSHLPKNGYLFVNGQGQLLVDQEQPDTSLFDLAPAAQWQELQRISEQLLTTPFALSGIITSLQHDSQGTVHVVVHQEPNTHALWRYVVTTLFLACLVALVVVNTCLGIHRLRSHFSRITRIQEDYNASIAKASLPLIHHFKE from the coding sequence ATGAGTGTTTTTATATTCTTACTACTCGTAATTTTGTTCTGCGTACTATTTGTATGGACAAAAATACTGCTACCCAAAAAACAACTCCGCGCCCAACATCAAGAACTTAATACCGTCGATCAACGCTCGCTTACCGCCGAAGAAATTAGCCTTTGTCGCGCATATCTTAAGCAACGACAGCCGAAACCCAATGGACTGATAGAACGTTTATTTAACAGAATTCACTTACCGCGTAATGCTTGTACTTTGCGGGATAAATCTGTGTATAAGCTCAATCACTCTATAACGCATTATAGTTTGTCGACTAGTGTGCCAGAACGTAACCGCTATTATCTCGATGCATTTGAGGTTCACTTACCGCCTAACGCCCAACCTTTTATTGCCGCAGATAACACCATTGAATTAGTTTATACCAATCAACTACCTTTAATTATCAGTTTGAACGGCCACTCATTGCTACATGACCTTGAGCATATTGGCCCGCAAAATAATCTCTCTACCGTCACTGATACTTCGATCCGTAAAGAGACCAGTGAGCGGGTCGCTATACTCGATGTTCGTCGTCAAACCCACGAGGAATACACCTTAGCCCACGCAAACAATATCAGTGAAGCACTGATACTCTGCTGCGCGCTTTTACTGATTTTTTGTAGCTTATTAACGCCTTTAAAAATCATGCCGTGGATCCTAGTCGCCAGTTTACTGATTATCTTACCGTGCTTATGGATAATGTACCGCCGCCCACCACGGAGTCATTTACAAGAAATTAGGACAATGCGTGGTCTCCTTAAGCCTTGGGACCTTTTTGGCGAAGCAAACCCTAAACAACAAAGTTTATCCTTAGGAATTCTTGATCTGCATTATCCCGAGCATTGGTATCCGTATATTCAGCAAGATATTGGGAAAGAAACGGTCATTGAGGTCGATGGTCAGAACCGAGTCGTACAACATGGTTCCTTACTCTCCCTTACTCAAGAAGTTAAAAAATTCCCCATTCAAAATTGGCGTCATAACCTGACGTTAGCTGCCGGCTCCTTGTTAATACTGATTATGACCACCAGCTGGTTACCGACAGGCGTATCATTCAATATTGCCTTAGCACGACTGCAAGGCGAACAGCGCGTGACCGTCACCGATGTCAAACAACTGACTCAACATAAATTACACGTTGGCGATGCAATTAATATTAAAGGTACTGGAAGGTGCGTCGTGCCCCAAACCTACCAAAGTAATCGAAGCTATGATTTCTTACCTTTCGATTGCTCTGCTATTTATTGGAATAACCAGCCATCTCCCCCTGCGCTCTCCTCCCCTGTTATTGAACAGACTCAAGCACTGCTGGCGACTACCTCACAGCAGCTTGCACCAGAGAATGATTTAAAGGGGATTAACCCACAACTTGCGTCTGCAATACAAAAATCGGGGATGATATTACTCAATAACTTTTCCGATATAGTTTTAAAAACGGCGCAGCTATGTGCCTCTGACGATGATTGCTTGCGCTTAAAAAATGCTTTAGTCAATCTTGAGAACGCGAGGGATTGGCCTTTCTTGGTTAACCAAGCGAAGTCCGGAAAACTTGACGGTTTGAATGTGTTGTTAAGGCCTAATAGCGCCGAAAACTTAACGAATCTAGTTAACGCCGCAACGACCACTTTTATCAGTCGTGAGACGCGTAAAAGGATCGAATCGCTGAGTCACTTACCCAAGAATGGTTACCTCTTCGTTAACGGACAAGGTCAGCTACTTGTCGATCAAGAACAGCCAGATACCTCGCTTTTTGATTTAGCACCCGCGGCGCAATGGCAAGAATTACAACGCATCTCCGAGCAGTTATTAACGACTCCTTTTGCCTTATCAGGAATTATTACGTCTCTTCAACACGATAGCCAAGGAACGGTTCACGTCGTCGTACACCAAGAACCTAACACCCATGCTTTGTGGCGTTACGTCGTTACCACCTTATTTTTAGCCTGTTTGGTTGCGCTTGTAGTGGTTAATACATGTTTAGGTATCCATCGTCTGCGCTCTCATTTTTCGCGTATTACGCGTATACAAGAAGACTATAATGCATCGATAGCGAAAGCTTCGCTACCACTCATCCATCACTTTAAAGAATGA
- the pckA gene encoding phosphoenolpyruvate carboxykinase (ATP), with protein sequence MSATPPLPDLSAIGITDSIEIVHNPSYEQLFNEETSPELEGFERGIVTQSGAVAVDTGIFTGRSPKDKYIVRDATTEHTVWWNDTSAAKNANQPLSPQIWNNLKELLCEQLSGKRLFVVDAFCGANPETRLSVRFVTEVAWQAHFVTNMFIVPNAEELASFEPNFVVLNGSKCHNPSWREQGLNSENFVAFNLTERMQLIGGTWYGGEMKKGMFSVMNYLLPLQNIASMHCSANVGKEGDVAVFFGLSGTGKTTLSTDPLRQLIGDDEHGWDDDGVFNFEGGCYAKTINLSETAEPEIYKAIRRNALLENVVVNHDGSVDFNDDSKTENTRVSYPINHIDNIVRPISKAGHAKKVIFLTADAFGIFPPVSRLTPEQTQYHFLSGFTAKLAGTERGIKQPTPTFSACFGAVFLTLHPTRYAEVLVKRMQASGAKAYLVNTGWNGQGKRLSLKDTRRLINAILHDELDHAECDTLPIFNLQFPKHIQGIDPSILDPRTSWESFPEWEIKAEELAKQFIDHFAPYTDTEAGKALVSAGPKLHA encoded by the coding sequence ATGTCAGCTACCCCCCCGCTTCCCGATCTGAGTGCTATTGGGATCACTGATTCTATTGAAATTGTTCATAATCCCTCATATGAACAGCTATTTAATGAAGAGACATCTCCAGAGCTTGAAGGCTTTGAAAGAGGGATTGTTACTCAGTCTGGTGCCGTAGCGGTCGATACTGGAATTTTTACAGGGCGGTCACCGAAAGATAAATACATAGTACGTGATGCGACCACTGAGCACACCGTGTGGTGGAACGACACCAGTGCAGCCAAAAATGCTAACCAGCCCCTTTCACCCCAGATCTGGAATAACTTAAAAGAGCTGTTGTGTGAACAACTTTCCGGTAAGCGATTGTTTGTAGTGGATGCCTTTTGCGGCGCTAATCCTGAAACACGCTTGAGCGTAAGATTTGTGACTGAAGTCGCATGGCAAGCTCATTTCGTTACCAATATGTTTATTGTCCCAAATGCTGAAGAGTTAGCCTCCTTTGAACCTAACTTCGTTGTCCTCAATGGCTCAAAGTGCCATAACCCATCGTGGCGTGAACAAGGCCTTAATTCGGAAAACTTTGTTGCCTTCAACCTCACAGAACGTATGCAGCTTATCGGCGGGACTTGGTACGGCGGTGAGATGAAAAAAGGCATGTTTTCTGTAATGAATTATCTATTACCTCTGCAAAACATTGCATCAATGCATTGTTCGGCGAATGTCGGTAAAGAAGGGGATGTAGCGGTATTTTTTGGCCTGTCCGGGACAGGAAAAACAACACTTTCCACGGATCCGTTACGCCAGTTAATTGGTGATGATGAGCATGGATGGGATGACGATGGCGTGTTTAACTTTGAGGGAGGATGTTACGCAAAAACCATCAATCTTTCTGAAACCGCTGAACCAGAAATCTACAAAGCGATTCGTCGTAACGCTTTACTTGAAAATGTTGTCGTCAATCACGATGGAAGCGTTGATTTTAATGATGATAGTAAGACCGAGAATACGCGCGTTTCTTACCCAATCAACCATATTGATAATATTGTCCGTCCCATTTCTAAAGCAGGTCACGCTAAAAAAGTGATCTTCCTAACGGCGGATGCCTTTGGTATTTTCCCGCCAGTGTCGAGATTAACACCAGAACAAACTCAGTATCACTTCTTGTCAGGATTTACCGCGAAATTAGCAGGCACTGAGCGCGGAATAAAGCAGCCCACACCCACATTCTCCGCTTGTTTTGGGGCGGTATTCTTAACACTACATCCAACACGCTATGCTGAAGTCTTGGTTAAACGTATGCAGGCAAGTGGAGCGAAGGCTTACTTAGTTAATACTGGATGGAATGGGCAAGGAAAACGTTTGTCATTGAAAGATACTCGTCGGTTAATTAATGCCATCTTGCATGATGAACTCGATCATGCAGAGTGCGATACACTACCGATCTTTAACCTACAATTTCCAAAACATATTCAAGGAATTGATCCTTCTATTCTCGATCCTCGAACAAGTTGGGAGAGTTTCCCTGAGTGGGAAATAAAAGCTGAAGAACTCGCCAAACAGTTTATCGATCATTTTGCACCTTACACTGATACTGAAGCCGGTAAAGCATTAGTCAGCGCAGGGCCAAAACTTCACGCCTAA